The proteins below come from a single Patescibacteria group bacterium genomic window:
- a CDS encoding RNA polymerase sigma factor, producing MTVIRDCSHKSDEELVELTLSDQGWYLCLMQRYEAKLTRFIRRISGVNDQDLEDILQDVFIKAYRNLNSFDLDLKFSSWIYRICRNHVISHYRKAQSRPELIGGEDGEIILNQIKDDSDPHALIDEKLSNEKIQSVLAKMDKKYQEVIILKYLEDKDYNEIADILKKPVGTVGTLLSRAKKQFKSITQKQGTEF from the coding sequence ATGACTGTCATCAGAGACTGTAGTCACAAATCAGATGAGGAATTGGTTGAATTAACACTTTCTGATCAAGGGTGGTATTTGTGTTTGATGCAAAGGTACGAGGCTAAATTAACCAGATTTATCCGGCGTATCTCCGGAGTTAACGATCAGGATCTGGAGGATATTTTGCAGGACGTGTTTATTAAAGCCTATCGTAATCTGAACAGCTTTGATCTGGATCTGAAATTTTCTTCCTGGATCTATCGTATATGCAGGAATCACGTCATCAGCCATTACCGTAAAGCACAAAGCCGACCGGAACTGATCGGCGGTGAAGACGGGGAAATAATTTTGAATCAAATAAAAGATGACAGTGATCCACATGCTTTGATTGATGAAAAATTATCCAATGAAAAAATCCAGAGTGTGCTGGCTAAAATGGATAAAAAATACCAGGAAGTGATTATTCTGAAATATCTGGAAGACAAAGACTACAATGAGATCGCGGACATTTTAAAAAAACCCGTCGGCACAGTAGGAACGCTATTAAGCCGGGCAAAAAAGCAGTTTAAATCGATTACTCAAAAACAAGGAACCGAATTTTAA